Part of the Virgibacillus natechei genome is shown below.
TGGTGCAGATAATGTAATTGTTTCTGTAACAGCAGATATAGATTTCACACAGGAAAATCGGACTGAGGAGCTCATTGAGCCTGTAGACATTGAGAATATGGAAGGCGTTCCTGTCAGTATTGAATCCATCCAGGAATCATATTCCGGGAACCCTGGTGTTGGTGGAACTGGTGCAGGTGATGTGACTGGAACTGGGGAAGATGATATTCCTACTATGCAAGAGATAGAAGGTGACGACGGGGAATACGAATTAGATAGAGAAACAATCAACAATGAATATAACCGTATCCGCAGAGACATTGTAGAAAGTCCTTATAAAGTTAGGGATTTAGGGGTTCAAGTTGCTGTTGATAGCGTAACGGATTCGGATGGAGATGATATTCAATATTTAACCCAACAAGAGGAAACAACGGTTGAAGCAGGAATATCTTCCATATTAGATTCTGTTATTGGTACTTCAATGAGTGAAGAGTTTGGTGAGGTTGTTCCAGAAGATAATTTTTCTATTGTATTTCAGGAGTTTAGTGGGACTACAGCAACGCCTGAAACGACAACACCAATTATTCCAACATGGCTTTATATAACAGGTGCTATTTTATTGGCAATCATTATTTTATTAGCTTTCCTATTATTCCGTAATCGCAACGAAGATGAGGAAGAATTTGTAGAAGAAGATTATACAACTGAAATTATGGAAGAGGTACCAGAAATAGAAGAACAACAACAGGACTCAGAATCAGTTACACGAAGAAAAGAACTGGAAAAAATAGCAAGAGATAAACCAGAAGATTTTGCGAAGCTTTTAAGAAGTTGGATCGGGGACGATTAGGGGGAATGAACGATGGCAAAACAAACATTATCAGGAAAACAAAAAGCAGCGATTCTTTTAATCTCCTTAGGTCCAGATATATCAGCGCAGGTGTATAAACATTTATCAGAAGATGAAATTGAGAAATTAAGTTTAGAGATATCTTCTGTAAAAAAGGTTGACTCCCACATGAAA
Proteins encoded:
- the fliF gene encoding flagellar basal-body MS-ring/collar protein FliF, whose amino-acid sequence is MKEKMMKWKDTAATAWTSRSKSQKGVFIGSALIIIMLIAAIALVTSSSNFVPLYNNLTLQESGQISEELDARGIPYEIEDGGTTITVPEPQVDTLMVDLAGQGIPNSGNIDYSFFSENTSWGITDNEFDIMKLDAMQTELGNLMQGIDGIESAEVMIDMPEDPVFASETTQESSASIVLNTQPGYQFEGNQIESLYHLVSSAIPNLPDDNVVIMNQHFEYFDRDSQTAQGNQDSHSYQQTVKQDVERDIQRRLQQMLGTMVGADNVIVSVTADIDFTQENRTEELIEPVDIENMEGVPVSIESIQESYSGNPGVGGTGAGDVTGTGEDDIPTMQEIEGDDGEYELDRETINNEYNRIRRDIVESPYKVRDLGVQVAVDSVTDSDGDDIQYLTQQEETTVEAGISSILDSVIGTSMSEEFGEVVPEDNFSIVFQEFSGTTATPETTTPIIPTWLYITGAILLAIIILLAFLLFRNRNEDEEEFVEEDYTTEIMEEVPEIEEQQQDSESVTRRKELEKIARDKPEDFAKLLRSWIGDD